TATGACATATAGTGAACTTGATAAAAATGCCGATCGTTTAGCAGCAGGTTTACTGAATTTAGGAATAAAGAAAGGGGACAGAGTTGTAATCCAGTTACCTAACATTATCGAGTTTTTCGAAATATGTTTTGCACTATTTCGAATTGGAGCGCTTCCTGTCTTTGCACTACCTTCACATCGAAGCAGTGAAATTAGTTATTTTTGTGAGTTTGGTGAGGCGAGCGCTTACGTTATTTCAGATAAGGCTCTCGGTTTTGATTATCGAAAACTAGCAAGAGAAGTGAAAGAGAAAGTGCCAACTTTACAACGTGTAATTGTAGTGGGGGAAGAAGAAGAGTTTGTGAACATAAATGATCTGTATATGGATCCCGTCTCATTACCAGAAGTTCAGCCAAGTGATGTTGCATTTCTCCAATTATCAGGAGGGACAACAGGTCTTTCTAAATTAATTCCTAGAACACATGATGACTATATTTATAGTTTACGTGTAAGCGCTGAAATTTGTAATTTGAATGCAGAAAGCGTCTATATGGCAGTTCTTCCAGTAGCACACAATTACCCAATGAGTTCTCCAGGGACATTTGGAACTTTCTATGCGGGTGGAAAAGTGGTATTGGCAACTGGTGGTAGTCCAGATGAGGCATTTGCTCTTATTGAAAAAGAAAAAGTTACAATTACAGCGCTCGTTCCCCCATTAGCAATGATTTGGCTTGATGCTGCATCTTCTCGTAATACCGATTTATCGAGCCTAGAGGTTATTCAAGTAGGTGGTGCTAAGTTTAGCGCTGAGGTTGCAAGACGTATACGCCCTACATTTGGATG
This DNA window, taken from Bacillus cereus ATCC 14579, encodes the following:
- a CDS encoding (2,3-dihydroxybenzoyl)adenylate synthase, which codes for MLVGYTEWPKEFADHYREEGCWLGETFGGVLRERAEKYGDRIAVVSGKKHMTYSELDKNADRLAAGLLNLGIKKGDRVVIQLPNIIEFFEICFALFRIGALPVFALPSHRSSEISYFCEFGEASAYVISDKALGFDYRKLAREVKEKVPTLQRVIVVGEEEEFVNINDLYMDPVSLPEVQPSDVAFLQLSGGTTGLSKLIPRTHDDYIYSLRVSAEICNLNAESVYMAVLPVAHNYPMSSPGTFGTFYAGGKVVLATGGSPDEAFALIEKEKVTITALVPPLAMIWLDAASSRNTDLSSLEVIQVGGAKFSAEVARRIRPTFGCTLQQVFGMAEGLVNYTRLDDPEEIIIHTQGRPMSALDEVRVVDENDNDVQPGEVGSLLTRGPYTIRGYYKAEEHNARSFTKDGFYRTGDLVKVNEQGYIIVEGRDKDQINRGGEKVAAEEVENHLLAHDAVHDVAIVSMPDDYLGERTCAFVIAREQVPAVSELKMFLRERGIAAYKIPDRIEFIESFPQTGVGKVSKKELRKVIAEKLIIVKQ